GTATTCCTCCTCTGTGAGGGTGCAGTTAAAGTAGTCATCCCCTCCCTTTCCATAGCGAGAAGCCCAAAAGCCCTTTGAAAAATCCACGCTGTCCGCTTCAACAATAGGAGATATGGCATCGTAAAAGTAAAGGTAGTCAAAGCCTACAAGCTCTCTTATATCCTCCGCAAGGCTCGGAGAGGTCAAGGGTCCAGAAGCGATAATAACTACCCTATCTCTCGGAACTTTCTTTACCTCTTCTCTTATTATCCTTATATTGGGATGCTCTGTTATCTTGCGAGTTATATATTCAGAGAAAAGCTCCCTGTCTACCGCAAGGGCTGTGCCTGCTGGCACGTAGGCGTATCTGCCAGCTTCTACTATCAAGGAGTTAAGCATTTCCATCTCCGCCTTTAAAAGTCCAGCACCAGAGGTAATCTCAAGGCTTCCAAGCGTATTACTGCATACGAGCTCAGCCAGTTTATCTGTCCTGTGGGCTGGGGTGTATTGGTTGGGTCTCATCTCATAGAGTAATACCCTAAGACCCATGTTTGCCAGTCTATAGCTGGCTTCCGAACCTGCAAGACCACCACCTATTACTATAACTTCCTCCATAGCTTATAATTTTAGGCATGTGCGGAATAGTAGGCTATGCAGGAACAAATCCTGCACTTTTGGTTTTACTCCAAGGGCTTGAAAGGCTTGAGTATAGAGGTTATGACTCTGCCGGTGTGGCTCTCATAGAAGATGGAAAGCTCTATGTGGAAAAGAAAGTGGGTAAGATAAGGGAACTTATAAGAAGTCTATGGGGAAAGGAGTTAAAGGCTACCACAGGCATAGGACACACACGGTGGGCAACCCACGGAGAGGTTTGTGAACTAAACGCTCATCCTCATGTGGACAGCAAAGGTGAGTTTGCGGTGGTCCACAATGGCATTATAGAAAACTACAGAGAACTAAAGGAAGAGCTTCAAAGGCAAGGTATAGAATACAAGACGCAGACAGATACAGAAACCATAGCACACCTTATTTCTCTTAACTATGAGGGAGACCTTCTCAAAGCGGTCCTCAAAGCTATAAAAAAGCTAAAGGGGGCGTATGCTTTTGCGGTGATAACTGTCAAAGAGCCAAACAGAATAGTGGCGGTGCGATACGGAAGCCCCCTTGTGGTAGGTGTGGGCAAAAAGGAGAACTTCATCGCCTCTGATATACCAGCTCTTTTGCCCTTTACAAAGGATGTAATACCTCTCAATGACGGAGAGATAGTGGACCTAAGACCTGACGGCTTTTTCATATACGACTTTGAAGGCAACCTGCTTACCAAGGAGATAATGCATGTGCCTTGGGATGTGCTATCTGCAGAAAAGGGTGGCTTTAAGCACTTTATGCTAAAGGAGATATTTGAACAGCCAAGAACCCTTGGAGATACCATAAGAGGCTACATTTCAAGAAGCTATGACATACCAATAAACCTAAGAGACTTTCGCAGGGTATTGGTAGTTGCCTGCGGAACTTCCTATCATGCAGGTCTTGTGGGTAAGTATTGGATAGAAAAGTATGCAAAAATTCCTGTGGAGCTCGTATACGCTTCGGAGCTTAGATACTCAGACAGCCCAGTAGGAGAGGGAGACCTAATAATAGCCATATCCCAATCTGGCGAAACCGCAGATACGAGGTTTGCCTCCCTTGCTATGAAAGAAAAGGGAGCAACGCTTCTTTCTATTGTGAATGTGATAGGCAGTGCTTTAGACAGGGAATCTGATTATAGCCTTTACACTCACGCAGGACCAGAGATTGGCGTTGCAGCTACAAAAACCTTTACCGCACAGCTTGCAGTTCTCTATTCCCTTGCGGTGAGCCACTCCGAGGAAAGGGAAAACCTTATGGAAAATCTTCTTAAAGTTCCTCACCTTGTGGAAGAGGTCCTTTCAGAGGCAGAAAAGGTAAGGGAGGTTGCCCTCAAGTATGCGGAGTTTAAAAACGCCATATATCTTGGCAGGTATCTGAGCTATCCAGTAGCCCTTGAAGGTGCACTAAAGCTAAAGGAAATATCCTACATACATGCGGAAGGCTATCCTGCGGGAGAGATGAAACACGGACCCATAGCCCTTATAGATGAGCGTATGCCCGTTGTAGCCATAGCACCAATGGACAGGGTTTACGAGAAAATCTTGTCTAACATAGAGGAAGTGCTCGCAAGGAAAGGAAAAGTAATAAGCGTTGGCTTTAGAAAAGACCAAAAGCTAAAAGAGCTCTGTCAGGACCTCCTGGAAGTGCCACAGATAGAAGAAGACCTCACACCTTTCTTGACAGTTATTCCACTACAGCTCTTTGCCTACTATATAGCGGACTATCTTGGTCTTGACGTAGACCAGCCACGAAACCTTGCCAAGACGGTTACTGTGGAGTAAGATACAATAAGTCATTAGGGAGGTTGTTTCTATGGTTGGACTATTAAGTTTATTAAGAGACTTGGACATATATCTCTCTCAGCATGCCTTGTATATTTCCAAACTGGAAAGAGCTATAGAAAGCGGTCAACCCTTTGAACATAAAACCTGTAGAGAATGTGCCTTTGGGAAAAAGTTTTACGAAGAGGTTTATCCTCGTATGGAAGAATACGAAGATGAGATTAAGGAGCTACTATATGAAATAGAAAAACTTCATTGTGATTTTCATGAGGTAGCCAGCAAGATAGATACTCAAAACCCAAAGCCAGAGGATATGGAAATAATAAAAAAGATTAAAGAACACTCCACTCGCCTATTCCAGCTACTTCTTACATTAAAGAGAGAAATCCTCAAGTAGAGTTAGAAAACAAAAACTTAAGTAGTGCCTTTTGAGTGTGAAGCCTGTTTTCTGCCTGCGTGAAGATAAAGTCCGCATGGGACTCAAAAACTTCTTCTGTTATCTCCTCTCCCTTCTTTGCAGGAAGACAGTGCATCACTTTAACCTCGGGCTTTGCGTATGAAAGTAATTCCTTGTTTACCTGATAGGGTCTTAGGGCTTGTAGCTTTTCCTCTTTTCTATCTTGGTTCATGCTAACCCATACATCCGTGTATACCACATGAGCGTCCCTTACCGCCTCTACGGGGTTTGTAGTTAGATATATGCTACCACCAGTTATCTTACATAGGTCTTCACCAGCTTGATAGTATAGACTGCTTGGCTCATAACCCTCTGGAGTTGCCACAAAGAGCTTAAGACCAAAAAGACCCGCACCCACAAGCCATGTGTTGCATACGTTGTTTCCATCTCCCACATAAGCTATTTTGATACTCCGCACATCTTCCCCAAAAACTTCGTAAAGGGTAAAAATATCACTCAGTATCTGGCACGGATGTGCCATATCTGTAAGGGCGTTTATCACCGGTATATCCGAGTATTTGGCAAACTCCTCTAACTTTTTGTGGGAGTCTGTCCTTATAACTATCCCATCCACATATCTTGAAAGGGTCCTTGCGGTATCCTTTAGGTCTTCACCCCTTGAAACCTGCAGACTATTCTCCTGTAGAAATATGGTATTACCACCAAGCTGAGCTATGGCTACCTCAAAGGATACGCGAGTCCTTGTAGAGGGTTTTGTAAAGTATAAGGCTATGTTTTTCCCTTCTAAATAACGCTCCTTATCAATACCTCTCTTTATACTTAGAGCGTCTTGGAGTATACTCCACCCTTCCT
This genomic stretch from Aquificaceae bacterium harbors:
- the glmS gene encoding glutamine--fructose-6-phosphate transaminase (isomerizing); the encoded protein is MCGIVGYAGTNPALLVLLQGLERLEYRGYDSAGVALIEDGKLYVEKKVGKIRELIRSLWGKELKATTGIGHTRWATHGEVCELNAHPHVDSKGEFAVVHNGIIENYRELKEELQRQGIEYKTQTDTETIAHLISLNYEGDLLKAVLKAIKKLKGAYAFAVITVKEPNRIVAVRYGSPLVVGVGKKENFIASDIPALLPFTKDVIPLNDGEIVDLRPDGFFIYDFEGNLLTKEIMHVPWDVLSAEKGGFKHFMLKEIFEQPRTLGDTIRGYISRSYDIPINLRDFRRVLVVACGTSYHAGLVGKYWIEKYAKIPVELVYASELRYSDSPVGEGDLIIAISQSGETADTRFASLAMKEKGATLLSIVNVIGSALDRESDYSLYTHAGPEIGVAATKTFTAQLAVLYSLAVSHSEERENLMENLLKVPHLVEEVLSEAEKVREVALKYAEFKNAIYLGRYLSYPVALEGALKLKEISYIHAEGYPAGEMKHGPIALIDERMPVVAIAPMDRVYEKILSNIEEVLARKGKVISVGFRKDQKLKELCQDLLEVPQIEEDLTPFLTVIPLQLFAYYIADYLGLDVDQPRNLAKTVTVE
- a CDS encoding CZB domain-containing protein translates to MVGLLSLLRDLDIYLSQHALYISKLERAIESGQPFEHKTCRECAFGKKFYEEVYPRMEEYEDEIKELLYEIEKLHCDFHEVASKIDTQNPKPEDMEIIKKIKEHSTRLFQLLLTLKREILK
- the argF gene encoding ornithine carbamoyltransferase translates to MKRNFVDLWEISPEEGWSILQDALSIKRGIDKERYLEGKNIALYFTKPSTRTRVSFEVAIAQLGGNTIFLQENSLQVSRGEDLKDTARTLSRYVDGIVIRTDSHKKLEEFAKYSDIPVINALTDMAHPCQILSDIFTLYEVFGEDVRSIKIAYVGDGNNVCNTWLVGAGLFGLKLFVATPEGYEPSSLYYQAGEDLCKITGGSIYLTTNPVEAVRDAHVVYTDVWVSMNQDRKEEKLQALRPYQVNKELLSYAKPEVKVMHCLPAKKGEEITEEVFESHADFIFTQAENRLHTQKALLKFLFSNST